Part of the Rhodothermales bacterium genome, TGTGTCGCCCGAGGCGCCGGCGTACGCAGCGAGGCCGTAGATGGCGAACGCGTTGCCGTAGGCCGTTTTGAACCGGTTCGAACCCTCGGTGATGCGTACGCCTTCGCGGGAGACGAGCTGATAAAAACCGCCGTGGAGGGAATCCCACATGACCTCACCCAGGAAGCGGGCGCCGTGGGCGGCAAGGTCCAGGTAGCCGGCCTCCGGGTACCGTTCCGCCGCTTTCGCGAGGGTCCAGACGTGCCGTGCCTGGGTAACGATCATCTTCTGCTGGTCGCCTTCCTGGCGCCAGTCGTACGTAAAATCCGTCAGGTAACCGCCGTGTACGTCATCGATTACACGGGGATACCAGGCGTCGAGCAGCTGTGTTTTGAGTGAGAATTGGAGCTCTTCGACGAGGGAGAGCGCTTCACTTTCAGGCGGCGATTGGCAGGCAAACCCCCAAAAAACGAGCGGAATGACCGTTATCGAAAAGAAAAATTTCCCAGCCCTGCGCATTTTTTTTTACAAATGATTATCATCGCATACGGCGAGAAACACGCCGCTGTAAGAATACTCTGGTCAGACGTACCCGGTTGGGCCCCCCGTTCACCCCTTGCAACGCCTGTTCAGGGAGTCTACGCGGGCCAAGGCGTCAGTAGGTTTGACCGCTCATTTTTTACGTACACACACTTATGCCAACTGGAAAAGTTAAATGGTTCAATCCTGAAAAAGGGTTTGGATTCATCATCCCGGATGAAGGCGGTCGCGACCTGTTCGTGCATCTTTCAGCGGTGAAAGGGATGTCCTTCGGCGACTCACTCGAGGAAGGACAGCCGGTCGAATTCAACGTTCAGGAAACCCAGAAAGGGTTGCAGGCCGTCGACGTCAAACTCACGGACTGAGCCAGCCTAGCTCCAAAGCCGATCCCAGGATCGATCCTCGTCCCATTCCGGAGTGGGTGCAAAATAGGCCTCGCCTTCGACCAGGTGTTCTTTGATCACCTCTGGATTGAGTTCGATGCCCAGCCCGGGCGTTTCGGGCACAGCGACAAAGCCCTCTTTGTTGAGCGGCTTGTCAATGCCCGTCACCAGGTCTTCCCACCAGGGCACTTCAACCGAATGATGCTCGAGGGCGAGGAAGTTTTGCGTGGCGGCGGCGCAATGGACGTTTGCCATAAATGAGATCGGCGAGCCGGCGAAGTGCATGGCCATGGCCACGCCCCGCTCCTCGGCGTAGTCTCCGATCTTCTTGGTCTCGAGGATGCCGCCCGCCGAGGCGAGATCCGGCTGGATCATGTCGACCGCCCGTGCATCGATAAGTTCTACAAACGCTTCTTTCAGATAAATGTCCTCACCCGTCAGGGTGGGGACGTTTACGGCTCGGGTGATCTCCTGCCACAGCTCGGTATATTGCCAGGGCACGAGGTCCTCTAACCAGGCCATCTGGTAACGTTCGAGGGCGTTGGCCAGGCGGATACATTCGTTGACGCCGACGTGTCCGAAGTGGTCGGCGGCAAGCGGCACCTCGTACCCGACGGCTTCGCGCACGGCAGCAACGAATTCGGCGAGGAGGGCGATGCCTTTGTCGGTTATCTGCACCCCGGTGAACGGGTGCATCTGCTGGCCGTAGGCCTGCCAGTCGAAGTTCAGCGGCGTAATCAGCGCGCCGGGCACGTCGCGGACGAGCCCGATGCCGAGGTCCATCTTGAGGAAAGTGAAGCCCTGATCCAGCCGGCCCTTGAGGCGTGCGGCGAATTCCTGTGGGTCGCGGGACTGTGTGGTGTCCGTATACAGCCGGACTTTATCGCGGTATTTTCCTCCAAGCAGCTGGTATACCGGGACGTCGTACGCCTTGCCGGCGAGATCCCACAGGGCCATCTCCACGCCCGAAACGCCGCCGCCCTGC contains:
- a CDS encoding mandelate racemase/muconate lactonizing enzyme family protein; translated protein: EDQVAFASQHVNRFSSPSTLKITDLRIAEIKDAPMRVPIIRIDTDQGISGYGEVRDGGSKRFALFLKSRLLGENPCNVERVFKKIKQFGHHGRQGGGVSGVEMALWDLAGKAYDVPVYQLLGGKYRDKVRLYTDTTQSRDPQEFAARLKGRLDQGFTFLKMDLGIGLVRDVPGALITPLNFDWQAYGQQMHPFTGVQITDKGIALLAEFVAAVREAVGYEVPLAADHFGHVGVNECIRLANALERYQMAWLEDLVPWQYTELWQEITRAVNVPTLTGEDIYLKEAFVELIDARAVDMIQPDLASAGGILETKKIGDYAEERGVAMAMHFAGSPISFMANVHCAAATQNFLALEHHSVEVPWWEDLVTGIDKPLNKEGFVAVPETPGLGIELNPEVIKEHLVEGEAYFAPTPEWDEDRSWDRLWS
- a CDS encoding cold shock domain-containing protein, which produces MPTGKVKWFNPEKGFGFIIPDEGGRDLFVHLSAVKGMSFGDSLEEGQPVEFNVQETQKGLQAVDVKLTD